The following proteins are encoded in a genomic region of Xanthomonas cassavae CFBP 4642:
- a CDS encoding putative bifunctional diguanylate cyclase/phosphodiesterase: MAQSARKSGGQTLHLVRGWLTLPLALLIGMAVVMAVGSALVIETQSGATAWIVGESQWSKAQQESVYWLERYLGSGDPADLQAACRALDVPLGDRSARIAVEQPVIDWDAVHAGLAAGRNAPEDMPQMVRLYRYGQGVPYLGEAIALWKRTDADILQLSALADRAASAQATGKPDLRTLQALRDELHLLDARMRSDAAEFLVLLTRCARLLHDVMVVCSLATLLLMLTTCVLAMRRIRDYLLSHEGRFRTAFQQAALGMVKFDLRGHVLDANASMANILRYRPDELQGCTLAHVMHPDDIVLDGRGMIDWPRLMQSGELRFLRADGGVMWGRWSASLVEPGPEEPTLVLAVIEDVSHAHELADEVAFHARHDALTGLINRREIERRLLRLIEPPQSPQLRHALCFVDLDHFKLVNDTFGHAVGDKFLCHFADVITMQLRPGDWLGRLGGDEFAILLANTDLAQAQALLERMHGVLGQPWSHQDGRPLTPSCSFGVVEIRQGASDVNALMTAADLACFAAKEEGRNRIRCFGENDLALARRRHDGGWISAVQQAIAEERLLLYAQKIQVLSDPGRLQYEVLVRMRARDGRVLSPGEFLPAVERYGLGRMVDAYVLETLCAQLGASPMHVATLDLCHVNLSAQSIAQPDFLDFVCALFERYPALVPKLCMEITETAVIGDLEHAQRFVQSVRARGCHVALDDFGSGLASFGYLKQFTVDVLKIDCGFVRNYAHDAVDRATVHSIAQVGLALGIEVVAEGVESESDIPGLREAGVGQVQGFSLHRPCPLDDLIAPQSRLMVSG, translated from the coding sequence ATGGCACAGTCAGCACGCAAGAGTGGTGGGCAGACCCTGCACCTGGTCCGCGGCTGGCTGACATTGCCCCTGGCGCTGCTGATCGGCATGGCGGTGGTCATGGCGGTGGGCTCGGCGCTGGTGATCGAAACCCAGTCCGGCGCAACCGCCTGGATCGTCGGCGAAAGCCAGTGGTCCAAGGCCCAGCAGGAATCGGTGTACTGGCTGGAACGGTACCTGGGCAGCGGCGATCCGGCCGACCTGCAGGCAGCCTGCCGCGCGCTGGACGTGCCGCTGGGAGATCGCTCGGCGCGCATTGCGGTCGAGCAGCCGGTGATCGATTGGGACGCGGTGCACGCCGGTCTGGCCGCTGGCCGCAATGCCCCTGAGGACATGCCGCAAATGGTGCGGCTGTACCGCTATGGCCAGGGCGTACCGTACCTGGGCGAGGCGATTGCGCTGTGGAAGCGCACCGACGCCGACATCCTGCAATTGAGTGCGCTGGCCGATCGTGCCGCCTCGGCACAGGCCACCGGCAAGCCGGACCTGCGCACCTTGCAGGCGCTGCGCGACGAGCTGCATCTGCTGGACGCGCGCATGCGCAGCGATGCGGCCGAATTCCTGGTGTTGCTGACCCGCTGCGCGCGCCTGCTGCACGACGTGATGGTGGTCTGCAGCCTGGCCACCTTGCTGCTGATGCTGACCACCTGCGTGCTGGCGATGCGCCGTATCCGCGATTACCTGCTGTCGCACGAAGGGCGTTTTCGTACCGCGTTCCAGCAGGCCGCGCTGGGCATGGTCAAGTTCGACCTGCGTGGTCACGTGCTGGACGCCAACGCGTCGATGGCCAATATCCTGCGCTACCGCCCGGACGAACTGCAGGGCTGCACGCTGGCGCACGTGATGCATCCGGACGACATCGTGCTGGACGGCCGCGGCATGATCGACTGGCCGCGCCTGATGCAATCGGGCGAGCTGCGCTTCCTGCGGGCCGATGGCGGGGTGATGTGGGGCCGCTGGAGCGCCTCGCTGGTGGAACCTGGCCCGGAAGAGCCCACGCTGGTGCTGGCAGTGATCGAGGACGTCTCGCACGCGCATGAACTGGCCGACGAGGTCGCCTTCCACGCGCGCCACGATGCCTTGACCGGCCTGATCAACCGCCGCGAGATCGAGCGCCGCCTGCTGCGGCTGATCGAGCCGCCGCAGTCGCCGCAGCTGCGCCATGCGCTGTGCTTCGTGGACCTGGACCATTTCAAGCTGGTCAACGACACCTTCGGGCACGCGGTCGGCGACAAGTTCCTGTGCCATTTCGCCGATGTCATCACCATGCAGCTGCGTCCCGGCGACTGGCTGGGGCGGCTGGGCGGCGACGAGTTCGCGATCCTGCTGGCCAATACCGACCTGGCGCAGGCGCAAGCGCTGCTGGAGCGCATGCACGGCGTGCTCGGGCAGCCGTGGAGCCACCAGGACGGCCGGCCGCTGACGCCGAGTTGCAGCTTCGGGGTGGTGGAGATCCGCCAGGGCGCCAGCGACGTCAATGCCCTGATGACCGCGGCCGACCTGGCCTGTTTCGCGGCCAAGGAAGAAGGCCGCAACCGCATTCGCTGCTTCGGCGAAAACGATCTGGCACTGGCGCGGCGGCGTCACGACGGTGGCTGGATCAGCGCCGTGCAACAGGCCATCGCCGAAGAACGCCTGCTGTTGTATGCGCAGAAGATCCAGGTGCTGAGCGACCCCGGGCGGCTGCAATACGAAGTGCTGGTGCGCATGCGCGCGCGCGACGGGCGGGTGCTGAGTCCTGGCGAATTCCTGCCGGCGGTGGAGCGCTACGGGCTGGGGCGCATGGTCGATGCCTACGTGCTGGAAACCCTGTGCGCGCAGCTGGGCGCCAGCCCGATGCATGTGGCCACGCTGGACCTGTGCCACGTCAACCTGTCCGCGCAATCGATCGCGCAACCGGATTTTCTCGATTTCGTCTGCGCCTTGTTCGAGCGCTATCCCGCGCTGGTGCCGAAGTTGTGCATGGAAATCACCGAGACTGCGGTGATCGGCGACCTGGAACATGCGCAGCGCTTCGTGCAGAGCGTGCGTGCGCGCGGCTGCCATGTGGCGCTGGACGACTTCGGCAGCGGCCTGGCCTCGTTCGGCTACCTCAAGCAGTTCACCGTGGATGTGTTGAAGATCGATTGCGGCTTCGTGCGCAACTACGCGCACGATGCGGTGGATCGCGCGACGGTACACTCGATCGCCCAGGTCGGCCTGGCGTTGGGGATCGAAGTGGTGGCAGAAGGCGTGGAGTCGGAGTCCGACATTCCCGGCCTGCGCGAAGCGGGGGTGGGCCAGGTGCAGGGGTTCAGCCTGCATCGCCCGTGTCCGCTGGACGACCTGATCGCGCCGCAATCGCGGCTGATGGTAAGCGGCTAG
- a CDS encoding DEAD/DEAH box helicase: protein MTQESSAPLLFADLGLSDAVMKAVAAVGYETPSPIQAATIPALLAGRDVLGQAQTGTGKTAAFALPVLSNADLHQVKPQALVLAPTRELAIQVAEAFQKYAEAIPGFRVLPVYGGQPYAQQLSALKRGVHVVVGTPGRVIDHLDRGTLDLSQLKTLVLDEADEMLRMGFIDDVEAVLKKLPEQRQVALFSATMPPAIRRIAQTYLKDPAEVTIAAKTTTSANIRQRYWWVSGLHKLDALTRILEVEPFDGMIIFARTKAATEELAQKLQARGMAAAAINGDMQQAAREKTIAQLKDGKLDILVATDVAARGLDVERISHVLNYDIPYDTESYVHRIGRTGRAGRSGEAILFVTPREKGMLRSIERATRQPIEEMQLPSVDAVNDTRVARFMTRITETLTGGQIEMYRDLLQRYEAENNVPAIDIAAAMAKLLQGDAPFLLTPPVRGAREDTAPRERHERADRGDRPRFEPKFERGPRADGDRAPRPPRGEDAGNERPRREPAPRGEPEFGMESYRIEVGHSHGVKPANIVGAIANEAGLESRYIGRIDIQDDYSILDLPADMPRELLQHLKKVWVSGQQLNMRKLEDGEAAAAPSKPRFPRGGKPSGRPNGPGRPMDRAGAPHRKGPPKPRGE from the coding sequence CGCTGTGATGAAGGCCGTTGCCGCCGTCGGCTACGAGACCCCTTCGCCGATCCAGGCCGCCACCATCCCGGCGCTGCTGGCCGGCCGCGACGTGCTCGGCCAGGCCCAGACCGGTACCGGCAAGACCGCCGCGTTCGCGCTGCCGGTGCTGTCCAATGCCGACCTGCACCAGGTCAAGCCGCAGGCGCTGGTGCTGGCTCCGACCCGCGAGCTGGCCATCCAGGTCGCCGAGGCGTTCCAGAAGTATGCCGAAGCCATTCCCGGCTTCCGTGTGCTGCCGGTCTACGGCGGCCAGCCCTACGCCCAGCAGCTCAGTGCGCTCAAGCGCGGCGTGCATGTGGTGGTGGGCACCCCGGGCCGGGTGATCGATCACCTGGACCGCGGCACCCTGGACCTGTCGCAGCTGAAGACGCTGGTGCTGGACGAAGCCGACGAAATGCTGCGCATGGGCTTCATCGACGACGTCGAGGCCGTGCTGAAGAAGCTGCCCGAGCAGCGCCAGGTGGCGCTGTTCTCGGCCACCATGCCGCCGGCCATCCGCCGGATCGCGCAGACCTATCTGAAAGACCCGGCCGAAGTCACCATCGCGGCCAAGACCACCACTTCGGCCAATATCCGCCAGCGTTACTGGTGGGTGAGCGGGCTGCACAAGCTGGACGCGCTGACCCGCATCCTGGAAGTGGAGCCGTTCGACGGCATGATCATCTTCGCGCGCACCAAGGCCGCCACCGAAGAGCTGGCGCAGAAGCTGCAGGCGCGCGGCATGGCTGCCGCCGCCATCAACGGCGACATGCAGCAGGCAGCACGTGAGAAGACCATTGCCCAGCTCAAGGACGGCAAGCTGGACATCCTGGTCGCCACCGACGTGGCCGCGCGCGGCCTGGACGTGGAGCGCATCAGCCACGTGCTGAACTACGACATTCCGTACGATACCGAAAGCTATGTGCACCGCATCGGCCGTACCGGCCGTGCCGGCCGCAGTGGCGAGGCGATCCTGTTCGTCACCCCGCGCGAGAAGGGCATGCTGCGTTCGATCGAGCGCGCCACCCGCCAGCCGATCGAAGAAATGCAGCTGCCGAGCGTGGATGCGGTCAATGACACCCGCGTGGCGCGCTTCATGACCCGCATCACCGAGACCCTGACTGGCGGCCAGATCGAGATGTATCGCGATCTGCTGCAGCGCTATGAGGCCGAAAACAACGTGCCGGCAATCGATATCGCCGCCGCCATGGCCAAGCTGCTGCAGGGCGATGCGCCGTTCCTGCTGACCCCGCCGGTGCGTGGTGCGCGCGAGGACACTGCACCGCGCGAGCGTCATGAGCGTGCCGACCGCGGCGATCGTCCGCGCTTCGAGCCCAAGTTCGAGCGTGGCCCGCGTGCCGACGGCGACCGCGCACCGCGCCCGCCGCGTGGCGAGGATGCCGGCAACGAGCGTCCGCGCCGTGAGCCGGCCCCGCGTGGCGAACCGGAGTTCGGCATGGAGAGCTATCGCATCGAAGTGGGCCACAGCCACGGCGTGAAGCCGGCCAACATCGTCGGCGCGATCGCCAACGAGGCCGGTCTGGAAAGCCGTTACATCGGCCGCATCGACATCCAGGACGATTACTCGATCCTGGACCTGCCGGCCGACATGCCGCGCGAATTGCTGCAGCACCTGAAGAAGGTCTGGGTGTCCGGCCAGCAGCTCAACATGCGCAAGCTGGAAGACGGCGAGGCGGCCGCCGCGCCGTCCAAGCCGCGCTTCCCGCGCGGTGGCAAGCCGTCCGGCCGTCCGAATGGCCCGGGGCGTCCGATGGACCGCGCCGGCGCGCCGCACCGCAAGGGCCCGCCCAAGCCGCGCGGCGAGTAA